In Rahnella aquatilis CIP 78.65 = ATCC 33071, one DNA window encodes the following:
- the rbfA gene encoding 30S ribosome-binding factor RbfA produces the protein MAKEFSRTQRVSQEMQKEIAIILQREVKDPRVGMATVSGVEVSRDLAYAKVFVTFLDVLTTDNHDPDRVKNGIKALQDASGFIRTLIGKAMRLRVVPELTFAYDNSLVEGMRMSNLVTNVVKNDAERRSAAGDDEEA, from the coding sequence ATGGCAAAAGAATTTAGCCGTACTCAGCGTGTCTCTCAGGAGATGCAAAAAGAAATCGCCATCATCTTACAGCGTGAAGTCAAAGACCCGCGCGTAGGCATGGCGACAGTTTCAGGCGTGGAAGTATCACGTGACCTGGCGTATGCCAAAGTGTTCGTCACCTTCCTGGACGTGCTGACCACGGATAATCACGATCCTGATCGTGTCAAAAATGGCATCAAAGCCTTACAGGACGCGTCAGGTTTCATCCGTACGCTGATCGGTAAAGCGATGCGTTTACGTGTAGTACCAGAACTGACATTCGCTTATGACAACTCTTTGGTTGAAGGTATGCGCATGTCCAATCTGGTGACCAATGTCGTGAAGAACGATGCTGAACGCCGTTCAGCTGCAGGCGATGACGAGGAAGCATAA
- the truB gene encoding tRNA pseudouridine(55) synthase TruB, which translates to MSRPRRRGRDIHGVLLLDKSLGLSSNDALQKVKRLYNANRAGHTGALDPLATGMLPLCLGEATKFSRFLLDSDKRYRVIARMGQRTDTSDAEGAIICEREMTFTQQQLDDALDSFRGETQQIPSMYSALKYEGKKLYEYARQGIEVPRESRSITVYELQFIRWEGFEVELEIHCSKGTYIRTIVDDLGEKLGCGAHVSYLRRLQVATYPSERMVTMEKLHQLIAQAEEQGIEPRLLLDPLLLPMDSACEDFPEVNLLPVVAGYVKQGQPVQASGAPVSGMVRITEGEERKFIGVGEIDDDGRIAPRRLVVEYTD; encoded by the coding sequence ATGAGTCGCCCACGTCGCCGCGGCCGTGATATACATGGCGTTCTGCTACTGGACAAATCTTTAGGCTTGTCTTCTAACGATGCCCTGCAAAAAGTTAAACGCCTTTATAACGCTAACCGTGCAGGCCATACCGGTGCGCTCGATCCCTTAGCTACCGGTATGTTGCCGCTGTGCTTAGGTGAAGCGACCAAGTTTTCCCGATTCCTGCTTGATTCTGACAAACGCTATCGCGTGATTGCCCGCATGGGACAACGCACGGATACGTCAGATGCTGAAGGTGCCATCATTTGTGAACGTGAAATGACGTTCACTCAGCAGCAACTGGATGACGCACTCGACAGTTTCCGTGGGGAAACTCAGCAAATTCCTTCTATGTATTCAGCATTGAAATATGAAGGGAAAAAACTGTACGAATATGCACGTCAGGGCATCGAAGTCCCGCGAGAGTCACGCAGCATTACTGTGTATGAATTGCAGTTCATACGCTGGGAAGGCTTTGAAGTTGAGCTGGAAATCCATTGCTCAAAAGGCACTTACATCCGCACTATCGTTGATGATCTTGGTGAGAAGCTGGGGTGCGGTGCGCACGTAAGCTATCTGCGTCGTTTGCAGGTGGCAACTTATCCTTCAGAGCGAATGGTCACAATGGAAAAACTCCATCAGCTGATCGCTCAGGCAGAAGAGCAGGGTATTGAACCGCGCTTGCTGCTGGATCCTTTGTTGTTGCCGATGGATAGCGCATGTGAAGATTTCCCGGAAGTGAACCTGTTACCTGTGGTGGCCGGATATGTCAAACAGGGACAACCTGTTCAGGCATCTGGTGCGCCTGTCAGCGGTATGGTTCGCATCACTGAAGGTGAAGAACGTAAGTTTATCGGTGTAGGAGAAATTGATGATGATGGCCGCATTGCGCCACGTCGTCTGGTCGTTGAATACACCGATTAA
- the rpsO gene encoding 30S ribosomal protein S15 codes for MSLSVEAKAQIVSDFGRGTNDSGSTEVQVALLTAQINHLQGHFAEHKKDHHSRRGLLRMVSQRRKLLDYLKRKDVARYTSLIERLGLRR; via the coding sequence ATGTCTCTAAGCGTTGAAGCTAAGGCTCAGATCGTTTCCGACTTCGGTCGCGGCACTAACGACAGTGGTTCTACCGAAGTTCAGGTTGCTCTGCTGACTGCTCAAATTAACCATCTGCAAGGTCACTTTGCAGAACACAAAAAAGATCACCACAGCCGTCGTGGTCTGCTGCGTATGGTTTCTCAGCGTCGTAAACTGCTGGACTACCTGAAGCGTAAAGATGTAGCACGTTACACCAGCCTGATCGAACGTCTGGGTCTGCGTCGCTAA
- the pnp gene encoding polyribonucleotide nucleotidyltransferase, producing MLNPTIRKFQYGQHTVTLETGMMARQATAAVMVSMDDTAVFVTVVGQKKAKPGQSFFPLTVNYQERTYAAGRIPGSFFRREGRPSEGETLTSRLIDRPIRPLFPDSFLNEVQVIATVVSLNPQVNPDIVAMIGASAALSLSGIPFNGPIGAARVGYINDQYVLNPTADELKTSRLDLVVAGTQGAVLMVESEAEVLSEDQMLGAVVFGHEQQQIVIDNINSLVAEVGKPKWDWQPEAVNAELHARVAALSESRLGDAYLITEKQERYNQINVIKADVVQALQAEDESLDAGEISDILGSIEKNVVRSRVLRGEPRIDGREKDMIRGLDVRTGVLPRTHGSALFTRGETQALVTATLGTARDAQNLDELMGEKTDNFLFHYNFPPYSVGETGMVGSPKRREIGHGRLAKRGVLAMMPKPEDFPYTVRVVSEITESNGSSSMASVCGASLALMDAGVPIKAAVAGIAMGLVKEGESFIVLSDILGDEDHLGDMDFKVAGSRDGITALQMDIKIEGITREIMQVALNQAKGARLHILGVMEQAISIPRGDISQFAPRIHTIKISPDKIKDVIGKGGSVIRALTEETGTTIEIEDDGTVKIAATDGEKAKYAIRRIEEITAEIEVGRIYQGKVTRIVDFGAFVAIGGGKEGLVHISQIADKRVEKVTDYLQMGQEVPVKVLEVDRQGRVRLSIKEATAPSQDETTEQPAAE from the coding sequence TTGCTTAATCCGACTATTCGTAAATTCCAATACGGCCAGCACACTGTTACGCTGGAAACCGGCATGATGGCTCGTCAGGCAACTGCCGCTGTTATGGTTAGCATGGACGACACTGCGGTATTCGTTACCGTTGTTGGCCAGAAAAAAGCTAAACCAGGTCAGAGTTTCTTCCCGCTGACTGTTAACTATCAGGAGCGTACTTACGCTGCTGGTCGTATCCCGGGCAGCTTCTTCCGTCGCGAAGGCCGTCCAAGTGAAGGCGAAACACTGACCTCACGTCTGATTGACCGCCCGATTCGCCCGCTGTTCCCGGACTCTTTCCTGAATGAAGTTCAGGTTATCGCGACTGTGGTTTCTCTGAATCCACAAGTTAACCCTGACATCGTTGCGATGATCGGTGCGTCGGCTGCCCTGAGCCTGTCTGGTATTCCATTCAATGGCCCGATCGGCGCTGCACGCGTTGGTTATATCAACGACCAATATGTTCTGAACCCAACCGCAGATGAGCTGAAAACAAGCCGTCTGGACCTGGTTGTTGCCGGTACGCAGGGCGCGGTTCTGATGGTTGAATCTGAAGCTGAAGTGCTGAGCGAAGATCAAATGCTGGGCGCGGTCGTATTCGGCCACGAACAACAACAAATCGTTATCGACAATATCAACTCACTGGTTGCTGAAGTCGGTAAGCCAAAATGGGACTGGCAGCCAGAAGCGGTTAACGCTGAGCTGCACGCTCGCGTTGCCGCACTGTCTGAATCCCGTCTGGGTGATGCGTACCTGATCACCGAGAAGCAAGAACGTTACAACCAGATTAATGTCATCAAAGCTGATGTTGTTCAGGCTCTGCAAGCTGAAGACGAATCCCTGGATGCGGGCGAAATCTCTGACATTCTGGGCAGCATCGAGAAAAATGTGGTTCGTAGCCGTGTGCTGCGTGGCGAGCCGCGTATTGATGGTCGCGAAAAAGACATGATCCGTGGTCTGGATGTGCGTACTGGCGTTCTGCCACGTACCCATGGTTCCGCTCTGTTCACCCGTGGTGAAACTCAGGCGCTGGTGACTGCAACTCTGGGTACTGCGCGTGATGCACAGAACCTGGATGAGCTGATGGGCGAGAAAACGGACAACTTCCTGTTCCATTACAACTTCCCTCCATACTCAGTAGGCGAAACCGGGATGGTGGGTTCGCCAAAACGTCGTGAGATTGGCCATGGCCGTCTTGCTAAACGTGGTGTGCTGGCGATGATGCCAAAACCAGAAGACTTCCCGTACACCGTACGTGTGGTTTCTGAAATCACTGAATCCAACGGTTCATCTTCAATGGCTTCTGTTTGTGGCGCCTCTCTGGCCCTGATGGATGCAGGTGTTCCGATTAAAGCCGCTGTTGCGGGTATCGCAATGGGTCTGGTTAAAGAAGGCGAAAGCTTTATCGTTCTGTCCGACATTCTGGGTGACGAAGATCACCTGGGCGATATGGACTTTAAAGTGGCCGGTAGCCGCGACGGTATCACCGCGCTGCAGATGGACATCAAAATCGAAGGTATCACCCGTGAAATCATGCAGGTGGCTCTGAACCAGGCTAAGGGTGCGCGTCTGCACATTCTGGGCGTGATGGAACAAGCTATCAGCATTCCACGTGGCGACATCTCTCAGTTTGCTCCGCGTATCCATACCATCAAGATCAGTCCGGACAAAATCAAGGACGTGATCGGTAAAGGTGGTTCTGTGATCCGTGCGCTGACCGAAGAAACCGGCACTACTATCGAAATCGAAGATGACGGTACTGTGAAAATTGCAGCAACCGATGGCGAGAAAGCGAAATACGCTATTCGTCGTATCGAAGAGATCACTGCTGAAATCGAAGTTGGCCGTATCTATCAAGGTAAAGTGACCCGTATCGTAGACTTTGGTGCCTTTGTTGCCATCGGTGGCGGTAAAGAAGGTCTGGTACACATCTCTCAAATCGCTGACAAGCGTGTAGAGAAAGTGACTGATTACCTGCAGATGGGCCAGGAAGTTCCGGTTAAAGTTCTCGAGGTTGACCGTCAGGGTCGTGTGCGTCTGAGTATCAAAGAAGCTACCGCACCTTCTCAGGACGAAACAACTGAGCAACCTGCAGCAGAATAA
- the nlpI gene encoding lipoprotein NlpI, with translation MKPFLRWCYVATALMLAGCSNHDWRKNEVLAIPLQPTLQQEVILARMEQILASRSLTDDERAQLLYERGVLYDSLGLRALARNDFSQALSIRPDMPEVFNYLGIYLTQAGNFDAAYEAFDSVLELDPTYNYARLNRGIALYYGGRFSLAQDDLQAFYRDDPNDPFRSLWLYLAEREINPKNADVALQQRYDKADRGQWGWNIVEFYLGKISESTLMERLKAEATDNTSLAEHLSETDFYLGKHYLSLGDKNSAAALFKLTVANNVHNFVEHRYALLELALLGHEQDDLSESDQQ, from the coding sequence ATGAAGCCTTTCTTGCGCTGGTGTTATGTTGCGACAGCACTTATGTTGGCAGGATGCAGCAACCATGATTGGCGTAAAAATGAAGTTCTGGCGATTCCGTTGCAACCGACGTTGCAGCAGGAAGTCATCCTGGCACGCATGGAACAAATACTTGCCAGTCGGTCATTAACCGATGATGAGAGAGCACAGCTATTATATGAGCGCGGTGTGCTGTATGATAGTCTCGGGCTAAGAGCATTGGCGCGAAATGATTTTTCACAAGCGCTGTCTATTCGTCCTGATATGCCAGAAGTTTTTAACTACCTGGGGATTTACCTAACGCAGGCAGGCAATTTCGATGCTGCCTATGAAGCGTTTGATTCTGTACTAGAGCTTGATCCAACTTACAACTACGCGCGTTTGAATCGAGGTATCGCCCTGTATTATGGTGGCCGATTCTCGTTAGCGCAGGATGATCTGCAGGCGTTTTATCGAGACGATCCAAATGATCCCTTCCGTTCTTTATGGCTTTATCTTGCGGAGCGAGAAATCAATCCGAAGAATGCCGATGTAGCGCTTCAACAGCGTTATGACAAAGCGGACAGAGGGCAATGGGGATGGAATATCGTCGAATTCTACCTGGGCAAAATCAGCGAATCTACGCTGATGGAACGCCTCAAGGCAGAAGCAACGGATAACACTTCGCTCGCTGAGCATCTCAGTGAAACTGACTTCTATTTAGGTAAACATTACCTAAGTCTGGGGGACAAGAACAGCGCCGCGGCACTGTTCAAACTGACGGTAGCTAACAATGTTCATAACTTTGTTGAGCACCGCTATGCATTGTTGGAATTGGCGCTTTTGGGCCATGAGCAAGACGACCTATCAGAATCGGACCAGCAATAG
- the yrbN gene encoding protein YrbN, with product MTENFLDELCRLAAIINEARVHDY from the coding sequence ATGACTGAAAATTTTCTCGACGAGTTATGTAGACTGGCTGCCATTATTAATGAGGCACGTGTACATGACTACTGA
- a CDS encoding DEAD/DEAH family ATP-dependent RNA helicase gives MTTELETSFADLGLSAPIISALTDLGYEKPSPIQAECIPHLLNGRDVLGMAQTGSGKTAAFSLPLLHNIDASLKAPQILVLAPTRELAVQVAEAMTDFSKHMHGVNVVALYGGQRYDVQLRALRQGPQVVVGTPGRLLDHLKRGTLNLSNLSGLVLDEADEMLRMGFIEDVETIMAQIPAQHQTALFSATMPEAIRRITRRFMKDPQEVRIQSSVTTRPDISQSYWSVYGLRKNEALVRFLEAEDFDAAIIFVRTKNATLEVAEALERSGYSSAALNGDMNQALREQTLERLKDGRLDILIATDVAARGLDVERISLVVNYDIPMDSESYVHRIGRTGRAGRAGRALLFVENRERRLLRNIERTMKLTIPEVEIPTAEVLGERRLAKFAAKVQQQLESSDLDQYRALLAKLQPAEELDVETLAAALLKMAQGERPLIVAADPVFKSRPPRREFEERGDRGDRGDRRDRPARSNDRPARDGDSPRRERRDAGEMELYRIEVGRDDGVEVRHIVGAIANEGDISSRYIGNIKLFGTHSTIELPKGMPGEILSHFTRTRILNKPMNMQLIGDAVPQAPRRDRPAGAGGERRGNGAPRPFNGERREGGRGTGGAPRTFSGDRREGSSAAGDRRPPSRAPRRTSDV, from the coding sequence ATGACTACTGAGCTTGAAACCTCTTTTGCTGACCTGGGGCTGTCTGCTCCGATCATTTCTGCCCTGACTGATTTGGGCTACGAAAAACCTTCACCAATCCAGGCTGAGTGTATTCCTCACCTGTTAAACGGCCGCGACGTTCTGGGCATGGCTCAGACAGGTTCCGGTAAAACAGCCGCATTCTCTTTACCGCTGCTGCACAACATTGATGCTTCACTGAAAGCACCACAAATTCTTGTTCTGGCACCGACCCGCGAACTGGCGGTTCAGGTTGCTGAAGCAATGACTGATTTCTCTAAACACATGCATGGCGTGAATGTGGTTGCCCTTTATGGCGGCCAGCGCTATGACGTCCAGTTGCGTGCTCTGCGTCAGGGACCACAAGTTGTTGTGGGTACCCCGGGGCGTCTGCTGGACCACCTGAAACGCGGCACCCTGAACCTCTCTAACCTGAGCGGCCTGGTGCTGGACGAAGCTGATGAAATGCTGCGTATGGGCTTCATCGAAGACGTCGAAACTATCATGGCGCAGATCCCGGCTCAACATCAGACCGCCTTGTTCTCTGCAACCATGCCAGAAGCTATTCGCCGCATTACCCGTCGCTTCATGAAAGATCCTCAGGAAGTGCGTATCCAGTCAAGCGTGACCACGCGTCCTGACATCAGCCAGAGCTACTGGTCTGTATACGGTCTGCGTAAAAACGAAGCGCTGGTGCGTTTCCTGGAAGCAGAAGATTTTGATGCAGCGATCATCTTCGTCCGTACTAAAAACGCGACGCTGGAAGTGGCTGAAGCGCTGGAACGTAGCGGCTACAGCAGCGCTGCACTGAACGGTGACATGAACCAGGCACTGCGCGAGCAGACTCTGGAGCGTCTGAAAGATGGCCGTCTGGACATTCTGATCGCAACCGACGTGGCAGCACGTGGTCTCGATGTAGAACGTATCAGCCTGGTTGTTAACTACGACATCCCGATGGACTCAGAATCTTACGTTCACCGTATCGGTCGTACCGGTCGTGCTGGCCGTGCAGGTCGCGCACTGCTGTTCGTTGAGAACCGTGAGCGTCGTCTGCTGCGTAACATTGAACGCACCATGAAGCTGACCATTCCGGAAGTTGAAATCCCAACTGCAGAAGTTCTGGGCGAACGTCGTCTGGCTAAGTTTGCAGCGAAAGTTCAGCAACAACTGGAAAGCAGCGATCTGGATCAATACCGTGCGCTGCTGGCGAAACTGCAACCAGCAGAAGAGCTGGATGTTGAAACACTGGCGGCGGCACTGTTGAAAATGGCACAGGGCGAACGTCCTCTGATTGTTGCAGCGGATCCGGTCTTCAAAAGCCGCCCACCACGTCGTGAATTCGAAGAACGTGGCGACCGCGGTGACCGTGGCGATCGTCGTGACCGTCCGGCTCGTAGCAATGACCGTCCTGCACGTGATGGCGACAGCCCGCGTCGTGAACGTCGTGATGCTGGCGAAATGGAGCTGTACCGTATCGAAGTGGGTCGTGATGACGGCGTAGAAGTTCGTCATATCGTTGGCGCTATCGCTAACGAAGGCGACATCAGCAGCCGTTACATCGGTAACATTAAGCTGTTCGGTACGCACTCCACTATCGAATTGCCGAAAGGTATGCCGGGCGAGATCCTGTCTCACTTCACCCGTACCCGTATCCTGAATAAACCGATGAACATGCAGTTGATCGGTGATGCGGTGCCACAGGCGCCACGTCGTGATCGCCCGGCCGGTGCTGGCGGTGAGCGCCGTGGTAACGGTGCTCCGCGTCCATTCAACGGCGAACGTCGTGAAGGTGGTCGTGGTACCGGTGGTGCTCCACGTACTTTCAGTGGTGACCGTCGCGAAGGTTCGTCAGCCGCGGGTGATCGTCGTCCGCCAAGCCGCGCACCACGTCGTACTTCTGACGTATAA
- a CDS encoding luciferase-like monooxygenase, whose amino-acid sequence MSDKNTVPLSVLDLAPVPQGADPARAFQCSLELAQHAEKWGYQRYWMAEHHNMTGIASAATSVLLGYIAGGTKTIRVGSGGVMLPNHSPLVIAEQFGTLATLYPNRVDLGLGRAPGTDQRTMIALRRHLSGEIDNFPQDVQELQMYFGDVQPQQAVQAVPGQGLHVPIWLLGSSLYSAQLAAALGLPFAFASHFAPDMLYQALAIYRSKFQPSAQLEKPHAMVCINAIAADTDEEARRMFTSNQQQFINLRRGMPGKLPAPVDNIESLWSAQERFGVDNALRMSVVGNKESVRQGLQNILRETEADELMINGQIFDHQARLHSFEIVSQLQGELVKEQRIG is encoded by the coding sequence ATGTCTGATAAAAACACCGTTCCCCTTTCCGTTCTCGATTTGGCACCGGTTCCGCAAGGCGCGGACCCTGCCCGCGCATTCCAGTGTTCACTGGAACTGGCGCAACATGCCGAGAAATGGGGCTACCAGCGTTACTGGATGGCAGAGCACCACAATATGACCGGCATCGCCAGTGCGGCCACTTCCGTGCTGCTGGGGTATATCGCGGGTGGGACAAAAACGATCCGTGTGGGTTCCGGCGGCGTGATGCTGCCCAACCACTCACCGCTGGTGATTGCCGAACAGTTTGGTACGCTGGCCACGCTCTATCCGAACCGTGTGGATCTGGGGCTGGGCCGTGCGCCGGGCACCGATCAGCGCACCATGATTGCCCTGCGCCGCCATCTTTCCGGTGAGATCGATAACTTCCCGCAGGATGTGCAGGAATTGCAGATGTATTTCGGTGATGTTCAGCCGCAGCAGGCCGTACAGGCCGTGCCGGGACAAGGTTTACATGTGCCTATCTGGTTACTGGGTTCAAGCCTGTACAGCGCTCAACTGGCGGCGGCACTCGGTCTGCCATTTGCCTTCGCCTCACATTTCGCACCAGACATGTTGTATCAGGCGTTAGCGATTTACCGCAGCAAATTCCAGCCTTCCGCACAGCTTGAGAAACCACACGCCATGGTATGTATCAATGCCATTGCTGCCGATACGGATGAAGAAGCGCGCCGGATGTTCACCTCCAACCAGCAGCAGTTCATTAATCTGCGTCGCGGAATGCCGGGCAAACTGCCTGCGCCGGTTGATAACATCGAAAGCTTATGGTCAGCTCAGGAACGCTTTGGCGTGGATAATGCGCTGCGTATGTCGGTTGTCGGTAATAAGGAAAGTGTGCGGCAGGGCCTGCAAAATATTCTGCGTGAAACCGAAGCCGATGAACTCATGATCAACGGCCAGATTTTTGATCATCAGGCACGCCTGCATTCATTCGAGATTGTTTCACAGCTTCAGGGTGAATTGGTCAAAGAACAACGTATTGGCTAA
- a CDS encoding HlyD family secretion protein: protein MSKRILLTLLLVAVAVSLAVLFRAHNQDLLLQGEVDAPEVIIASKAKGRVIERHVERGDDVKAGQLLITLDSPELMAQLRAAEAARDQAKAQLDLSVNGTREESIRNLKATLAQSQAEYINARDLYNRNAKVAAKGFISASDLEDSRRARDSAYQQVLVAKANLDEGINGDRVEQRESYAAQLRQAEEDLLEVKAQTDDLQVKAPVDGEVGPIPVEVGELQNASSPLLTLVRLPDAYFVFNLREDILAGVRKGDKVRMRVPALNNQMIETEVRYIAPLGDYATKRATRATGDFDLKTFEVRLYPAKPVPGLRQGMSALWQWKAK, encoded by the coding sequence ATGAGTAAACGAATTTTACTGACCCTGCTGCTGGTTGCAGTCGCGGTTTCTCTGGCGGTGCTGTTTCGGGCGCACAATCAGGATCTCTTATTACAGGGCGAAGTTGACGCGCCGGAAGTGATTATTGCGTCGAAAGCCAAAGGCCGCGTCATTGAACGCCATGTGGAGCGCGGCGACGATGTCAAAGCCGGGCAGTTATTGATCACTCTCGACAGCCCCGAACTGATGGCGCAGTTGCGCGCGGCTGAAGCGGCGCGCGATCAGGCAAAAGCCCAGCTTGATCTTTCCGTTAACGGCACCCGTGAAGAAAGTATCCGTAACCTGAAAGCCACGCTGGCGCAGTCGCAGGCGGAATACATCAACGCACGTGATCTTTACAACCGCAATGCCAAAGTGGCGGCCAAAGGCTTCATTTCTGCTTCTGATTTGGAAGATTCCCGCCGTGCCCGCGACAGTGCTTATCAGCAGGTGCTCGTCGCCAAAGCCAATCTGGATGAAGGCATCAACGGCGATCGCGTTGAGCAACGGGAAAGCTATGCCGCCCAGTTGCGTCAGGCGGAAGAAGATCTGCTGGAAGTGAAAGCGCAAACCGATGATTTGCAGGTCAAAGCCCCGGTTGATGGTGAAGTCGGGCCGATTCCCGTTGAAGTCGGCGAGCTGCAAAATGCCTCGAGCCCGTTACTGACGTTAGTCCGTCTGCCTGATGCGTATTTCGTGTTTAACCTGCGGGAAGATATTCTGGCGGGCGTGCGGAAAGGCGATAAAGTCAGGATGCGCGTTCCCGCGCTGAATAACCAGATGATCGAAACTGAAGTGCGCTACATTGCTCCCCTCGGTGATTACGCGACCAAACGTGCCACGCGTGCGACCGGCGACTTTGATTTAAAAACTTTTGAAGTGCGTCTGTATCCCGCCAAACCGGTGCCCGGATTGCGTCAGGGTATGAGCGCATTATGGCAATGGAAAGCTAAGTGA
- a CDS encoding ABC transporter permease, producing MRPVKAPRSERVKAAWRCFSRAFTRETRHAFRKPVIHWLCWIFPLLLFGLISSNFSEGTLLDLPVSVVDNDHSPLSKTLVRKLDAGSHAHVQAFEGGLPEAEYRLRTAQDYALLYIPDAFEADVLAGKQPSAVLYYNALFYGAGLYSTQDYSGLITELNTRYRSIIAAKIGKTLPSLASVDVSYGSLFNASGSYIYYQQFAATIHLLQLFTVTCMIYVMARSQALLSAPSFTLALLGKLAPYTLCFTTLLMVEIAMLVGFFDARVSGNPLYMLLIGFFYVIAAQSLGLLLFTFTKTTITAYTMMGIFVSIALTFSGMAVPVLSMPLPARIISGIEPLSYALAAMFDVFLREVSVRGILMVCCILLIYPLLTSLLVRKRLYMRMKQQEPGQ from the coding sequence GTGAGACCGGTTAAAGCACCGCGCAGTGAAAGGGTAAAAGCCGCATGGCGCTGTTTCAGTCGGGCTTTTACCCGCGAGACCCGACACGCTTTCCGCAAGCCGGTGATTCACTGGCTGTGCTGGATTTTCCCTTTGCTGCTTTTCGGGCTTATCAGCAGCAACTTTTCGGAAGGCACCTTGCTGGATTTACCGGTGTCTGTGGTTGACAACGATCACAGCCCGCTATCCAAAACGCTGGTCCGCAAACTGGATGCCGGTTCCCATGCCCATGTGCAGGCTTTCGAAGGCGGCTTACCTGAGGCGGAATACCGTCTGCGTACCGCGCAGGATTATGCCCTGTTGTATATTCCCGATGCTTTCGAAGCGGATGTATTGGCCGGAAAACAACCCAGCGCGGTGCTCTATTACAATGCCTTATTTTACGGGGCCGGCCTGTATTCCACGCAGGATTACAGCGGGCTTATCACCGAACTTAACACCCGCTACCGTTCCATCATTGCGGCAAAAATCGGCAAAACGCTGCCGTCGCTGGCCAGTGTCGATGTCTCTTATGGCAGCCTGTTCAATGCCAGCGGCAGTTACATTTACTATCAGCAATTCGCGGCAACCATTCACCTGCTGCAACTGTTCACGGTGACCTGCATGATCTACGTGATGGCGCGCAGTCAGGCCTTACTCAGCGCGCCGTCTTTCACACTGGCATTGCTCGGCAAACTCGCGCCGTACACCTTGTGTTTCACCACCTTGCTGATGGTGGAAATCGCCATGCTGGTGGGCTTTTTCGACGCACGTGTCAGCGGTAATCCCTTGTATATGCTGCTGATCGGCTTTTTCTATGTGATCGCCGCACAAAGCCTCGGATTGCTGCTTTTCACCTTCACCAAAACCACGATCACGGCTTACACCATGATGGGGATTTTCGTCAGTATCGCGCTGACATTCTCGGGAATGGCGGTACCGGTGCTGTCGATGCCGCTGCCAGCCCGTATTATTTCCGGTATTGAGCCGCTGAGTTACGCGCTGGCCGCCATGTTTGACGTTTTCCTGCGCGAGGTGTCGGTGCGCGGCATTCTGATGGTGTGTTGCATCCTGCTGATCTATCCGCTGCTGACCAGTTTGCTGGTGCGTAAACGCCTTTATATGCGGATGAAACAACAGGAGCCAGGACAATGA